In a single window of the Anaerotruncus rubiinfantis genome:
- a CDS encoding bifunctional diguanylate cyclase/phosphodiesterase, protein MQNAKDKKNILQTAALLTLAVLVLVCCALFYIRSVNASLKEEALQYLSEVSRQGANVVEQQMEGDMRMLRTIAGAIGSLEEFTVEKGLEMLKKEVRTTSFKRMGLVLKDGTAYRTDGESTMDLSEREYFQRALEGESVVSNALQDYVDSKTIYVYAAPVYNEDEILCVIYATNDASVYASTLNVRLFGGAGYSYITDRKGEILIYPEHPDSMPGLGNVFRGFDHGTELQSAQLEKMRDDMAHDRDGVIEYRRAGQRRYMSYMNIRVNDWYMVSAVSASVVSTRFGYLSGLTLFACVSVLTVMIGMCWYIVHSKNRNRHELERLAYTDPVTGGMNWNGFLRAATAALAASGDAPYAMVSFDIDKFKVLNDLFGHEEGNRTMCNVWRILGKELGPDEPFARSSADNFNFLMHYDGREEAAARISRIDAKIRQVHEGFRVQYTLEFSFGVYPIEDKTLSLSVMSDRAGIARKEVKGIHDQLIAFYDHTVRDRIVAEKNIENEMVEALVQGQFEVYLQPKYKLSNRSLEGAEALVRWNHPTKGIIQPGAFIPVFEKNGFIVSLDEFVLERVCETLRGWLLEGIEPVPVAVNISRLHLHDSCFAKRVRQIVEQYEVPCRYLQLELTENIVLDFENIDRTAELMIQMKKQGFTFAMDDFGTGYSSLNLLRSLPVDVVKLDKAFFGEKSDGGRGRSVVADVVALAKHLEMQVVAEGVETAEQVDFLTEIGCDVVQGYFFARPMPVNAFERIYWNRNFSTAGK, encoded by the coding sequence ATGCAAAATGCCAAGGACAAAAAAAATATTCTGCAAACGGCCGCCCTGCTGACGCTGGCAGTGCTGGTTCTGGTCTGCTGCGCTCTGTTTTATATCCGCTCGGTGAACGCTTCGCTCAAAGAGGAAGCGCTGCAATATCTTTCGGAGGTGTCGCGGCAAGGGGCGAATGTGGTCGAGCAGCAGATGGAAGGCGATATGCGGATGCTTCGCACCATTGCCGGCGCAATAGGTTCGCTGGAGGAGTTTACGGTCGAAAAGGGCCTTGAGATGCTGAAAAAAGAAGTTCGGACCACCAGCTTCAAGCGGATGGGTCTCGTGTTGAAGGACGGCACTGCCTACCGTACCGACGGAGAGAGCACCATGGATCTGAGCGAGCGGGAATATTTCCAGCGCGCGCTGGAAGGAGAATCCGTCGTTTCAAACGCGTTGCAGGATTATGTGGACAGCAAAACCATCTATGTCTATGCTGCCCCGGTCTATAATGAGGACGAGATTCTCTGTGTGATCTACGCCACCAACGACGCCTCGGTCTATGCGTCCACGCTGAATGTGCGTCTGTTCGGCGGCGCGGGATATTCCTATATCACCGACCGGAAAGGGGAAATCCTGATCTATCCGGAGCATCCGGACAGCATGCCCGGCTTGGGGAATGTTTTTCGGGGCTTTGACCATGGGACCGAGCTGCAGAGCGCACAGCTCGAAAAAATGCGGGATGATATGGCCCATGACCGGGACGGGGTGATCGAATACCGGCGCGCCGGCCAGCGGCGGTACATGTCTTACATGAATATCCGGGTCAACGACTGGTATATGGTTTCCGCGGTTTCTGCAAGTGTTGTGTCCACCCGGTTCGGTTATCTCAGTGGCCTGACGCTGTTTGCGTGCGTCTCGGTGCTGACGGTTATGATCGGGATGTGCTGGTATATTGTCCACAGCAAGAACCGCAACCGGCATGAGCTGGAGCGGCTTGCCTATACCGACCCGGTGACCGGCGGAATGAACTGGAATGGTTTTTTGCGCGCCGCAACCGCCGCGCTTGCCGCCTCTGGCGACGCGCCATATGCCATGGTAAGCTTTGATATCGATAAATTCAAGGTTCTGAACGATCTGTTCGGCCATGAGGAAGGCAACCGCACGATGTGCAACGTCTGGCGCATCCTTGGGAAGGAGTTGGGTCCGGATGAACCGTTTGCGCGGTCCTCAGCGGACAATTTCAATTTCCTGATGCATTATGACGGTCGGGAAGAGGCCGCTGCACGGATCTCCCGGATTGATGCCAAAATCCGGCAGGTGCACGAGGGCTTCCGCGTGCAGTATACGCTGGAGTTTTCCTTCGGGGTTTATCCCATCGAAGACAAGACCCTTTCCCTCAGTGTAATGAGCGACCGGGCGGGCATTGCCCGCAAAGAGGTCAAGGGGATTCACGACCAGCTGATCGCTTTTTACGATCACACGGTGCGGGACCGCATCGTCGCGGAGAAAAATATCGAAAATGAAATGGTGGAGGCGCTTGTACAGGGACAGTTTGAGGTTTATCTGCAGCCCAAGTACAAACTTTCAAACCGGTCGCTGGAAGGCGCCGAGGCGCTTGTGCGCTGGAACCATCCCACCAAGGGGATCATTCAGCCGGGCGCGTTCATCCCGGTGTTTGAAAAGAACGGCTTTATCGTGAGCTTGGATGAATTTGTGCTGGAACGGGTGTGCGAAACGCTGCGCGGCTGGCTGCTGGAGGGAATTGAACCCGTGCCGGTCGCGGTGAACATCTCCCGCCTGCACCTGCATGACAGCTGCTTTGCAAAACGGGTGCGGCAGATTGTGGAACAGTATGAGGTGCCTTGCCGGTATCTGCAGCTGGAGCTGACCGAAAACATCGTGCTTGATTTTGAAAACATCGACCGCACGGCGGAATTGATGATCCAAATGAAGAAGCAGGGATTCACCTTTGCCATGGACGACTTTGGAACCGGATATTCCTCCCTGAACCTGCTGCGCAGCCTGCCGGTCGATGTGGTGAAACTTGACAAGGCGTTTTTCGGGGAGAAATCGGACGGCGGCCGCGGGCGCTCGGTGGTGGCCGATGTGGTTGCGCTTGCCAAACATCTGGAGATGCAGGTGGTGGCAGAAGGGGTGGAAACCGCTGAACAGGTCGATTTTCTCACAGAGATTGGGTGCGATGTGGTTCAGGGTTACTTTTTTGCCCGGCCGATGCCGGTGAACGCCTTTGAACGGATCTACTGGAACCGGAATTTTTCCACGGCTGGAAAGTGA
- a CDS encoding glycoside hydrolase family 13 protein — translation MQRAWWKEAVVYQVYPRSFCDSDGDGMGDLGGIRAKLDYLEELGVDVIWLSPVYQSPGKDNGYDISDYRDILPEFGTLADWDALLADVHARGMRLIMDLVVNHTSNQHPWFLESRKSKENPYRDYYIWRDGKGGEEPNNWESIFSGSVWQYDEPTGQYYMHLFTREQPDLNWENPKVRREIKDIARFWLDRGIDGFRIDTANLYAKQPGLPDAPVTKAGKYQDAFKLHSNLPANHEWLRELHDEVFAPAGCMTVGETSGVTPQDGRDYTDPKRRELNMIIQFGHMTIDVGKNKWEKAEYRPIELKKVLTAWQEGLNGIGWNCNYLSNHDQPRQVSRFGNDTRYRYESATMLATLIHTLQGTPFIYQGEELGMTNVRFDRFEDFQDVEIHNWIAAERQKPDFNPVAALAQINRIGRDNARTPMQWDDSENAGFTSGTPWLRVNPNYPKINAKEQLANPHSVFQYYKKLIQLRKQHDVFVYGTFQDLLPDDPAIYSYVRTLESDQLFVLLNLTGEDLRLDAKPPAGKILLSNYTGRPVWESGVLLPYEAQVILC, via the coding sequence ATGCAGCGTGCATGGTGGAAAGAGGCGGTGGTCTACCAGGTTTATCCCCGGTCTTTCTGTGATTCGGACGGCGACGGGATGGGGGACCTTGGCGGCATCCGCGCAAAGCTCGATTATCTCGAAGAATTGGGGGTCGACGTGATCTGGCTTTCGCCAGTCTATCAGTCCCCGGGCAAGGATAACGGTTACGACATCAGCGATTATCGGGACATTCTCCCGGAGTTCGGTACGCTCGCGGATTGGGACGCCCTTCTGGCCGACGTGCATGCGCGCGGCATGCGGCTCATTATGGATCTGGTCGTGAACCATACCTCCAACCAACACCCGTGGTTTCTGGAAAGCCGCAAATCGAAAGAAAACCCCTACCGGGATTATTACATCTGGCGGGATGGGAAAGGCGGGGAGGAGCCCAACAACTGGGAATCAATTTTTTCCGGATCGGTCTGGCAGTATGACGAACCAACCGGACAGTATTATATGCATCTGTTCACAAGGGAACAGCCCGACCTCAACTGGGAAAACCCCAAAGTGCGCCGCGAAATCAAGGACATTGCCCGATTCTGGCTCGACCGGGGGATCGACGGGTTCCGCATCGATACCGCGAACCTCTACGCCAAACAGCCTGGCCTGCCCGACGCGCCGGTCACAAAGGCCGGAAAGTACCAGGATGCGTTCAAGCTGCATTCCAACCTGCCGGCCAATCACGAATGGCTGCGCGAGCTGCATGATGAAGTCTTTGCTCCGGCGGGCTGCATGACCGTGGGGGAAACCTCCGGCGTGACGCCGCAGGACGGGCGCGATTACACCGATCCAAAACGCCGCGAACTGAATATGATCATCCAGTTCGGGCATATGACCATCGACGTTGGCAAAAACAAATGGGAAAAAGCCGAATACCGCCCCATTGAGCTGAAAAAGGTGCTGACCGCCTGGCAGGAAGGCCTGAACGGTATCGGGTGGAACTGCAACTACCTTTCCAACCATGACCAGCCGCGGCAGGTTTCCCGTTTCGGCAACGACACCCGCTATCGGTACGAAAGCGCCACCATGCTTGCCACCCTCATCCACACGCTGCAGGGCACTCCGTTTATCTACCAGGGGGAGGAGCTGGGGATGACCAATGTGCGGTTTGACCGGTTCGAGGACTTTCAGGATGTGGAAATCCATAATTGGATTGCCGCCGAACGCCAAAAACCGGATTTTAACCCTGTGGCCGCGCTCGCGCAGATCAACCGCATCGGGCGCGACAACGCCCGCACCCCTATGCAGTGGGACGACAGCGAGAACGCCGGCTTCACCTCCGGCACGCCCTGGCTGCGGGTGAACCCCAATTACCCCAAAATTAACGCAAAGGAGCAGCTTGCGAATCCACATTCGGTTTTTCAATACTACAAAAAGTTAATTCAATTAAGAAAACAACATGATGTATTTGTATATGGAACCTTTCAGGATCTTCTGCCGGACGATCCGGCGATCTATTCCTATGTCCGCACACTGGAGAGCGATCAGCTCTTCGTCCTGCTCAACCTGACCGGTGAGGATCTCCGGCTCGATGCAAAACCGCCTGCCGGAAAAATCCTGCTCTCGAACTACACAGGCAGGCCAGTCTGGGAGTCCGGGGTGCTTCTGCCCTATGAAGCGCAGGTCATCCTCTGCTGA
- a CDS encoding carbohydrate ABC transporter permease, which translates to MEDKKYHHRVTAGDAVRYLILTLFAVYTLMPLYFLLVNAFKSQSEIVRNPLALPQSWDFSYLQNAADKIHFLKSLGLTFVITAASIALIVVVSSLAAWMMVRNKTKISGLIFFLFVSAMLIPFQSIMYPLLSFMDTLGLKNTPGLIVMYGGFGLSMSVFLYHGFIKSVPQGIEEAAVIDGANILQVFFLVVFPLLKSTTVTVIILNGMWIWNDYLLPFLVIGNAEGIKTLTLELYFAKILSGQYGSPWELIFPAVLVSVLPIILVFLSLQKYFIKGISDGAVKT; encoded by the coding sequence ATGGAGGACAAAAAATATCATCACCGGGTCACGGCTGGGGATGCCGTCCGGTATCTCATCCTGACCCTGTTCGCAGTCTATACTCTGATGCCGCTTTATTTTCTGTTGGTGAACGCCTTCAAGAGCCAGTCGGAAATTGTTCGCAATCCGCTCGCGCTCCCGCAGAGCTGGGATTTTTCCTATCTGCAAAACGCGGCGGACAAAATCCACTTCCTCAAATCGCTCGGGCTCACTTTCGTGATTACCGCGGCTTCGATCGCGTTGATCGTTGTCGTGTCGTCGCTCGCGGCCTGGATGATGGTGCGCAACAAAACCAAAATCAGCGGGCTGATCTTTTTCCTGTTCGTTTCAGCCATGCTGATCCCATTCCAGTCGATTATGTATCCGCTGCTCTCCTTCATGGATACGCTCGGGCTGAAAAATACGCCCGGCCTCATCGTGATGTACGGCGGCTTTGGACTTTCAATGAGCGTATTCCTCTATCACGGCTTTATCAAAAGCGTACCGCAGGGGATTGAGGAGGCAGCCGTCATCGACGGGGCAAATATCCTGCAGGTGTTCTTCCTGGTGGTATTCCCGCTGCTCAAATCGACCACCGTGACGGTGATTATCCTAAACGGCATGTGGATCTGGAACGATTATCTGCTGCCATTTTTGGTGATCGGCAACGCCGAAGGCATCAAGACCTTGACGCTGGAGCTTTATTTTGCGAAAATACTGTCAGGGCAGTACGGAAGCCCCTGGGAACTCATCTTCCCGGCGGTGCTTGTTTCGGTGCTGCCGATCATCCTGGTTTTCCTCAGCTTACAGAAATATTTCATCAAGGGCATTTCGGACGGTGCGGTGAAAACCTGA
- a CDS encoding carbohydrate ABC transporter permease — translation MEGYYKKWFFPLVLPAIILFVLVILIPFILGVIYSFTGWRGTYFSGGGAWYESFVGIKNYLRAFQNERFMQSLWYTFRYTVVAVVAINLTGLVFALLVNGVRRGAGAYRTVFFLPNLLGGLALGYIWQIIFNTIYTDLLFGPNGIIPVDFLAYMLQDQTKALFALAIMMVWQTAGYMMIIYVTGLNNIPGDLYEAAEIDGTTWWQQFWHVTVPMLMPSITICVFLTLANSFKLLDQNIALTDGNFGTRMLAMQILRTTKDTTPPDYGLAQAQAVIFFVMIAVITLAQVSLTKKQEVEL, via the coding sequence ATGGAAGGCTACTATAAAAAATGGTTTTTTCCGCTGGTGCTTCCGGCAATTATATTATTCGTTTTGGTGATTTTGATTCCGTTTATACTGGGGGTAATTTATTCGTTCACCGGATGGCGCGGAACCTATTTTTCAGGCGGCGGCGCCTGGTATGAATCTTTCGTCGGGATCAAAAACTATCTGCGTGCGTTCCAGAACGAGCGATTTATGCAGAGCCTCTGGTACACCTTCCGCTATACGGTTGTGGCGGTCGTCGCCATCAATCTGACTGGGCTTGTCTTTGCGCTTCTGGTCAATGGCGTGCGGCGCGGCGCGGGCGCTTACCGGACCGTCTTTTTCCTGCCGAACCTGCTGGGCGGCTTGGCGCTCGGCTACATCTGGCAGATCATCTTCAACACCATTTATACCGATCTCCTGTTTGGGCCGAACGGGATCATCCCGGTGGATTTTCTCGCATATATGTTACAGGACCAGACCAAAGCGCTTTTCGCGCTTGCGATTATGATGGTCTGGCAGACTGCCGGGTATATGATGATTATTTACGTGACCGGGCTCAACAACATCCCGGGCGACCTCTACGAGGCGGCGGAGATCGACGGAACCACCTGGTGGCAGCAATTTTGGCATGTGACCGTTCCAATGCTGATGCCATCGATCACCATCTGTGTATTCCTCACGCTCGCCAACTCCTTCAAACTGCTCGATCAGAACATCGCCCTCACCGATGGCAATTTCGGCACCCGTATGCTGGCCATGCAGATCCTGCGCACCACCAAGGACACCACGCCGCCGGATTATGGGCTTGCGCAGGCGCAGGCGGTCATCTTCTTTGTGATGATCGCTGTTATCACGCTGGCACAGGTCTCCTTGACCAAAAAGCAGGAGGTGGAGCTCTGA
- a CDS encoding extracellular solute-binding protein — protein MKNAHRLLSVLLSVILLSAACAGCTKKESGGSSSGTASGGTGTPTGTPELYIYSSKGETATQFEAMCKAYEQETGVKVRSFSIGSGQDHMETLRAEMQGKAADQPAIFTIQGYKELIEWRDSGAAYNFEKAPAGAFKDMVDAIPENMRLTTDGADSYGVPYNVEGYGYILDHRMLADLMDADETAVFNDLVASSYDEFAAFVQAVDAYIKAPSAASVTLNGNSYAFKAEKSNLANNLTGVFAVAASEKWTYGDHMVNVALNAVFPNVASAANATDEQLEQLRGPIRDFAKALDLKTTYLAGSDGPAARGQDFIVATNYGYDPTLQRFVDGKALFMKNGNWVAPAIANLDADMAAHLTFVPVKLPITQEEIQVEGLTVEKFNSSIPVFVPMYYAINANKDMATIEAAEAFLVWLNTSETGKRYVTDEFDFIPYNADPSTTELNNALGNSILAYMETGHTLAAPYHGAPASWGGDTVGLELMENYLTKPAWTDEDYDAIADFAITKWRDMRG, from the coding sequence ATGAAAAACGCACATCGACTGTTATCTGTTTTACTTTCCGTCATCCTCCTGTCCGCCGCATGCGCGGGCTGCACCAAAAAGGAATCAGGCGGTTCGTCCTCCGGCACCGCGTCCGGTGGGACAGGAACCCCCACCGGGACGCCGGAACTGTATATCTATTCTTCCAAAGGCGAGACCGCAACCCAATTTGAAGCAATGTGTAAAGCTTACGAGCAGGAAACCGGCGTGAAGGTGCGTTCCTTCTCGATCGGTTCCGGCCAGGATCATATGGAAACCCTGCGCGCAGAAATGCAGGGCAAAGCCGCCGACCAGCCCGCCATTTTCACCATCCAGGGCTATAAGGAGCTGATCGAATGGCGCGATTCAGGCGCGGCCTATAATTTCGAGAAGGCCCCCGCCGGCGCTTTCAAGGACATGGTGGATGCAATCCCGGAAAATATGCGTCTGACCACCGACGGCGCGGACAGCTATGGGGTGCCTTATAACGTGGAGGGCTATGGCTACATCCTCGACCACCGGATGCTCGCAGACCTGATGGACGCGGATGAAACCGCTGTCTTCAACGACCTGGTCGCTTCTTCGTATGACGAGTTCGCAGCTTTTGTACAGGCGGTTGACGCCTATATCAAGGCACCGTCCGCTGCCAGCGTTACCCTCAACGGCAACAGCTATGCCTTCAAAGCGGAAAAATCGAATCTCGCCAATAATCTGACCGGCGTGTTCGCGGTCGCGGCCAGCGAAAAGTGGACCTATGGCGATCACATGGTCAACGTCGCGCTGAACGCGGTCTTCCCGAACGTGGCGTCCGCCGCCAACGCAACCGATGAACAGCTTGAACAGCTGCGCGGGCCGATCCGCGATTTCGCAAAGGCGCTTGACCTCAAGACCACCTATCTCGCCGGAAGCGACGGCCCGGCCGCACGCGGGCAGGATTTCATCGTTGCGACCAACTACGGATATGACCCGACCCTGCAGCGGTTTGTCGACGGCAAGGCGCTCTTCATGAAAAACGGAAACTGGGTCGCACCCGCGATTGCGAATCTGGATGCGGACATGGCAGCCCACCTGACCTTCGTGCCGGTCAAACTGCCGATCACCCAGGAGGAAATCCAGGTGGAGGGGCTCACGGTCGAAAAATTCAACTCTTCGATTCCGGTTTTTGTCCCAATGTATTATGCGATCAACGCGAACAAGGACATGGCGACCATTGAGGCGGCCGAAGCATTCCTTGTCTGGCTGAATACCTCTGAAACCGGCAAACGCTATGTGACCGATGAGTTCGACTTCATCCCCTACAATGCCGATCCGTCAACCACCGAGCTGAACAATGCGCTTGGCAACAGCATTCTTGCCTATATGGAAACCGGCCACACGCTGGCCGCGCCCTATCACGGCGCGCCCGCCTCCTGGGGCGGCGACACGGTTGGGCTGGAGTTGATGGAGAACTATCTCACCAAGCCCGCCTGGACCGATGAGGATTACGATGCGATCGCGGACTTCGCCATCACCAAGTGGCGCGACATGCGCGGCTGA
- a CDS encoding acyl-CoA dehydratase activase, with the protein MGMTIGIDIGSTTVKIVVVQNNNMVYQRYERHMSQVRQKTLELVRDAREAIGDEPFTIAFSGSAGLGVAKSAGMPFIQEVFATGEVVKTMEPGTDAVIELGGEDAKIIFFTGGLEERMNGSCAGGTGAFIDQMATLLDVTPTELDELSLRSEKLYTIASRCGVFAKSDIQPLLNQGARKEDIAASIFKAVVDQTITGLAQGRRITGKVLFLGGPLYFFKGLRREFVRSLHLSPENAVFPEMGRFAVALGTALYAEKTSQPIDYETLVAKIEDTTNEVRASRLLDPLFREKAEYEAFCARHARDTVEKRDLMEYEGEAYLGIDCGSTTTKLVLMSEQEEILYEYYSANRGNPVQIVKEQLEYLLPRCEGRIEIKGSAATGYGEDLIKNAFSVDAGLVETMAHLRAARHFNPLVDFILDIGGQDIKCFKVRNNSIDSIMLNEACSSGCGSFIGTFAQSMGYTVADFAKLGLLAKYPVDLGSRCTVFMNSSVKQAQKEGASVEDISAGISISVVKNAIYKVIRASSAAELGEHIVVQGGTFLNDAVLRAFEMELGRNVVRPEIAGLMGAYGAALYAKELGLAESTLISAADLREFVHTSKSAICQHCTNHCNLTVNSFGKGKKFISGNRCERPLGNFTVDTLPNLYRYKLQKIKELAPVRGRRGKIGLPLGLNMLENVPFWHAFFSDLGFEVVLSDISTRETYTKGQFSIPSDTVCYPAKLLHGHIENLLEKGVTDIFYPCLTYNFDEEKGDNHYNCPVVAYYPELLRANVAELSQEPVNFIYPHVGIHIPRKMGEKLYGELWKSFPTLTLHEVRHAAKTAYEAYDAWMRDVKAEGRRAIDYARGHGKKIIVLSGRPYHIDPEINHGIDRLISSFGIVVVSEDCVADLVEPVKVHVLNQWTYHSRLYNAAKYVTTQPDMELVQLVSFGCGIDAITTDEVRVILEDGGKLYTQLKIDEISNLGAVKIRIRSLLEAVAERERMAKEVGVHG; encoded by the coding sequence ATGGGAATGACAATTGGAATCGACATCGGTTCCACCACGGTCAAGATTGTCGTGGTACAGAATAACAACATGGTGTACCAGCGGTATGAGCGCCATATGTCCCAGGTGCGCCAGAAGACTCTGGAACTCGTGCGCGACGCGCGTGAAGCGATCGGTGACGAGCCGTTCACGATTGCGTTTTCCGGCTCGGCGGGGCTTGGCGTCGCGAAATCCGCGGGCATGCCCTTCATCCAGGAGGTCTTTGCCACCGGCGAGGTGGTCAAGACGATGGAGCCCGGCACCGACGCGGTGATTGAGCTGGGCGGAGAGGACGCGAAGATCATCTTCTTCACCGGCGGGCTCGAGGAGCGGATGAACGGCTCCTGCGCGGGCGGCACCGGCGCGTTCATCGACCAGATGGCGACGCTGCTCGACGTGACGCCTACCGAGCTTGATGAACTTTCGCTCAGGAGCGAAAAACTTTATACGATCGCGTCCCGCTGCGGCGTGTTCGCCAAGAGCGACATCCAGCCGCTCCTGAATCAGGGCGCGCGCAAGGAAGATATCGCCGCCTCAATCTTCAAGGCGGTTGTCGACCAGACGATCACCGGCCTTGCGCAGGGACGGCGGATCACCGGCAAGGTGCTGTTCCTGGGCGGCCCGCTCTACTTCTTCAAAGGCCTGCGCCGGGAATTTGTCCGGTCGCTGCACCTCTCGCCCGAAAACGCCGTATTCCCGGAGATGGGGCGGTTCGCGGTTGCGCTGGGGACAGCGCTTTATGCGGAAAAAACCAGCCAGCCGATCGATTACGAAACATTGGTTGCAAAGATTGAGGACACCACCAATGAGGTGCGCGCCTCCCGGCTGCTCGACCCGCTTTTCAGGGAGAAAGCGGAATATGAGGCGTTTTGCGCGCGGCACGCGCGCGACACAGTCGAGAAACGGGACCTTATGGAATACGAGGGGGAAGCTTATCTCGGCATCGACTGCGGCAGCACCACCACAAAACTGGTGCTCATGAGCGAACAGGAGGAAATCCTCTACGAATATTACAGCGCCAACCGGGGAAATCCTGTCCAGATTGTGAAGGAGCAGCTCGAATACCTGCTGCCGAGGTGCGAGGGCCGCATCGAAATCAAGGGCTCGGCCGCGACCGGCTATGGTGAGGATCTCATCAAAAACGCCTTTTCGGTCGACGCGGGGCTGGTCGAAACGATGGCCCACCTGAGAGCCGCCCGGCATTTTAACCCGCTGGTCGACTTCATCCTCGATATCGGCGGCCAGGACATCAAATGCTTCAAGGTCCGCAATAATTCGATCGATTCGATCATGTTAAATGAAGCCTGCTCGTCTGGCTGCGGTTCGTTCATCGGCACCTTCGCCCAATCGATGGGCTATACGGTTGCGGATTTTGCCAAGCTCGGACTGCTGGCAAAATATCCGGTCGACCTTGGTTCCCGTTGCACCGTTTTTATGAATTCGTCGGTTAAACAGGCGCAGAAGGAAGGCGCTTCGGTGGAGGACATCTCCGCCGGCATTTCGATCTCGGTGGTCAAAAACGCGATTTACAAGGTCATCCGAGCCTCGTCTGCCGCCGAACTCGGCGAACACATTGTGGTGCAGGGAGGCACCTTTCTGAACGACGCGGTGCTGCGTGCGTTTGAGATGGAGCTTGGGCGCAATGTGGTCCGTCCGGAGATTGCCGGACTGATGGGCGCTTACGGCGCCGCGCTCTACGCAAAGGAGCTGGGACTCGCAGAGTCCACGCTGATTTCAGCGGCAGACCTCAGGGAATTCGTACATACTTCCAAATCGGCAATCTGTCAGCATTGCACCAACCACTGCAACCTGACGGTCAATTCATTCGGAAAAGGCAAAAAGTTTATCAGCGGAAACCGCTGCGAGCGCCCCCTTGGCAACTTCACGGTGGATACCCTGCCGAACCTTTACCGCTACAAGCTCCAGAAAATCAAAGAGCTCGCGCCGGTGCGCGGGCGGCGTGGGAAGATCGGTCTGCCGCTGGGACTCAATATGCTGGAGAACGTGCCGTTCTGGCATGCTTTTTTCAGTGATCTGGGCTTTGAAGTCGTGCTCTCAGACATCTCCACCCGCGAAACCTACACCAAAGGGCAGTTTTCGATCCCGTCGGACACCGTCTGCTACCCGGCCAAGCTTCTGCACGGGCATATTGAGAACCTGCTCGAAAAAGGTGTGACCGACATCTTTTATCCCTGTCTCACCTACAATTTTGACGAGGAAAAGGGAGACAACCATTATAATTGCCCGGTTGTCGCCTACTATCCGGAGCTGCTGCGCGCGAATGTCGCGGAACTCTCGCAGGAGCCGGTCAATTTCATCTATCCGCATGTGGGCATCCACATCCCCCGCAAAATGGGAGAAAAGCTTTATGGAGAACTGTGGAAGTCGTTCCCAACGCTCACGCTCCATGAGGTCCGGCACGCTGCCAAAACAGCATATGAGGCCTATGATGCCTGGATGCGGGATGTGAAGGCCGAAGGGCGGCGCGCGATCGATTACGCACGCGGGCACGGCAAAAAGATCATCGTGCTTTCCGGACGGCCCTATCACATCGATCCGGAGATCAACCACGGTATCGACCGGCTGATCTCCTCGTTTGGGATCGTAGTGGTTTCGGAGGACTGTGTGGCTGATCTGGTTGAACCGGTCAAGGTGCATGTCCTCAACCAGTGGACCTACCATTCCCGGCTCTATAACGCCGCCAAATACGTCACCACCCAGCCTGACATGGAGCTGGTGCAGCTCGTGTCATTCGGCTGCGGCATCGATGCGATCACCACCGACGAGGTGCGCGTGATTTTGGAGGACGGCGGCAAACTCTACACGCAGCTCAAGATCGATGAGATCTCGAACCTGGGTGCGGTAAAGATCCGCATCCGCAGTCTCCTGGAGGCGGTTGCCGAACGGGAACGCATGGCAAAGGAGGTGGGCGTCCATGGCTGA